A genomic window from Arthrobacter globiformis includes:
- a CDS encoding phosphohydrolase, translated as MENHEANPEVAAAKAIATIAHRFQTDKIGVPYIEHPGRVAARLTNPKQVAAAWLHDVIEDCGITARDLEAAGISNQVIDAVVLLTRTKDNTGNGYYGAIREYPVALAVKLADIADNTDPERTARLEPEVRQRLADKYETALQLLGQK; from the coding sequence ATGGAAAATCACGAAGCCAACCCGGAGGTCGCAGCAGCGAAGGCGATCGCGACAATCGCGCACCGGTTCCAAACGGACAAGATCGGGGTTCCATATATCGAGCACCCCGGCCGCGTGGCAGCTAGGTTGACTAATCCCAAGCAGGTCGCTGCCGCGTGGCTGCACGACGTCATCGAAGACTGCGGCATCACGGCCAGAGATCTGGAGGCTGCCGGTATCAGCAACCAGGTGATTGACGCCGTCGTCCTGCTTACCCGCACCAAGGACAACACGGGTAACGGATACTATGGGGCCATTCGCGAATATCCCGTTGCTCTGGCTGTGAAACTGGCTGACATCGCAGATAATACCGATCCAGAGCGGACGGCGCGTCTGGAACCCGAAGTCCGACAGCGGCTTGCCGACAAGTACGAGACCGCCCTGCAGCTGCTCGGCCAGAAATAG